The sequence GTCCAGCACCGAGCGGTAGGTCGCCGCCTCGCTCTGCTTGCCCCAGACGTTGTCCTTCGCGCGGTAGCGGCGACGGCGGAAGGCGAACAGCGGCCACTCCTCCATCGGCAGGATGCACGCCGCGTGCGACCAGTACTCGAAGGTCGCGCCGGCACCCCAGTACGCCGCCTCGACCGCCGGGCGGCCGACCGCGCCGAGCCTTGCGTACGGCACGAGTTCGTGCGAGCGGGCCAGCACCGAGATGGTGTCGAGCTGGACGGAGCCGAGCCGGCGCAGCACCCCGGGCACCCCGCCGCGGCGGTCGGGCGCGCCGAGCAGGCCCTGGGCGCGCAGGGCGATCCGGCGGGCGTCGTCGGCGCCGAGCGCGGTCACCGGGGCGGGGAGGGAGGACGGGGCCGGGGCCGGGCCGGGGGTCGAGGCGGTCATGCCGGCGAGCCTAGAGGTGGGCACCGACAATCCGCCCGCCCGGAGCACCGGGGATCCGGGCGGGCGGCGGTTCGGCAGGGGACGGAGTCCGGCCGGGGCGTGGCGGCGGCGGGGCCCGATCAGTCGGCGAGGTCGCCGGGCAGCAGGGAGGCGATCCACGAGTCGTGGAACTGTCCGCGCTGCTGGGCGTACGCGCGCAGGGTGCCCTCGAACCGGAAACCGACCTTCGCGGCGACCGCGCGGGAGCCCTCGTTGCCGACGTAGGCGATCCACTCCAGCCGGCGCAGGCCGAGCTCGGCCAGCCCGTAGCGGGCGACCGCGGTGGCCGCCTCCGCGGTGTAGCCGCGGCCGCGGAACTCCTTGGTCGCCCACCAGCCGATCTCGGCGACGCCGGGCCGCCCGGCGGGGAGGGTCAGCCCCTGGGTGCCGACCAGTGCGCCGGACTCGCGCTCGATCACGCACCAGATCGGGTTCTCGCCGGTCCGCCACCCGTTGCGGGCCAGGTCGGACACGAAGTACTCGGCGTCGCCGCGCAGGTACGGAACGGGGACGACCGTCCAGCGCTGGATCTCCGGGTCCTGGCAGGCGGCTTCGATCGCGTCGATGTCGGACTCGTGCGGAGCCCGCAGGACGAGGCGCTCGGTGGTGAGGACGACCGGTTCGCGGCCGGGCCCGGCGGCGGGCGGGCCGGGCTGCTCCCCGGGGCGGGGTTCGGGGCTTTCTTCCATGGGCGGATTATTTCGTCCAGAGATGAATCCGAGCATCCGATTAACGGTCCCGGGCGCCCAACTCTCCGGACGGCCGCCCGGTTTGCCCCGGTGG comes from Streptomyces sp. TLI_053 and encodes:
- a CDS encoding GNAT family N-acetyltransferase, with the protein product MEESPEPRPGEQPGPPAAGPGREPVVLTTERLVLRAPHESDIDAIEAACQDPEIQRWTVVPVPYLRGDAEYFVSDLARNGWRTGENPIWCVIERESGALVGTQGLTLPAGRPGVAEIGWWATKEFRGRGYTAEAATAVARYGLAELGLRRLEWIAYVGNEGSRAVAAKVGFRFEGTLRAYAQQRGQFHDSWIASLLPGDLAD